The proteins below are encoded in one region of Parvicella tangerina:
- a CDS encoding Bax inhibitor-1/YccA family protein, with translation MSLFKSSNPVLGDKVLDKDYIMVSEGNMTVSGAINKTLIFLAILMASAFGGYSLMLSGQFPLGAMYAGIFIAIGLAFFAYFKPQYVMYIGGAYCVVEGAVVGGLSAFYSFLFPGIILQAVVLTGAVLAGMLFLYQARIIKVTQKFRSVLIMATAGIAIFYFIALILGMFGVTIPLLHSNGPLGIGFSLVVTVIAALNLLLDFDFIEKGASKGLPKHMEWYGAFGLIITLVWLYLEILRLLSKLRD, from the coding sequence ATGAGTTTATTCAAGAGTTCAAATCCTGTATTAGGCGATAAAGTACTTGACAAGGATTACATAATGGTTAGTGAAGGAAACATGACCGTTTCTGGGGCTATTAACAAAACACTTATCTTCTTAGCGATTCTAATGGCATCGGCATTTGGAGGATACTCGCTCATGCTGAGTGGTCAATTTCCTCTGGGAGCAATGTATGCTGGCATCTTCATAGCAATAGGACTCGCTTTTTTTGCCTACTTCAAACCCCAGTATGTTATGTATATTGGAGGCGCCTATTGCGTTGTGGAAGGAGCTGTTGTTGGTGGGCTTTCTGCCTTTTATAGTTTTCTATTTCCTGGAATCATTCTACAAGCCGTAGTGCTTACAGGAGCAGTTTTGGCTGGAATGTTATTCCTGTACCAAGCCCGAATCATAAAAGTTACCCAAAAGTTCAGATCGGTGTTGATCATGGCTACTGCTGGAATTGCAATTTTCTACTTCATCGCCCTGATACTTGGAATGTTTGGGGTGACTATTCCGTTGTTGCATAGTAATGGCCCTCTGGGGATAGGTTTTAGTCTGGTTGTTACTGTTATTGCCGCATTGAACCTCCTGCTAGACTTTGACTTCATTGAAAAGGGAGCAAGCAAAGGTCTCCCCAAGCACATGGAATGGTATGGCGCTTTTGGACTGATCATTACGTTAGTATGGTTATATTTAGAAATTCTTAGGTTATTATCAAAATTAAGAGATTAA
- the fabD gene encoding ACP S-malonyltransferase encodes MKAYVFPGQGAQFIGMGKDLYDSSELAKDMFEKANEILGFRITDIMFSGTDEELKQTKVTQPAIFLHSVILAKVLGNDFQPDMTAGHSLGEFSALVAAGAMNFEDGLRLVSARALAMQKACEAEPSTMAAILGLEDSVVEETCEAIDGVVVAANYNCPGQLVISGAVDAINEACEKLKEAGAKRALVLPVGGAFHSPLMEPARTSLAAAIEKTDISTPKCPVYQNVTAKGVTDPTAIKENLIAQLTAPVRWTQTMQNMIADGCEEVIEVGPGKVLQGLFKKVDRKFPTSSATLETA; translated from the coding sequence ATGAAAGCATACGTTTTCCCCGGACAGGGAGCACAGTTTATAGGAATGGGAAAGGATCTATATGATTCTTCTGAGTTAGCAAAAGACATGTTTGAAAAAGCCAATGAGATACTTGGTTTCAGAATTACTGACATCATGTTCAGTGGGACAGATGAAGAGTTGAAACAAACGAAAGTAACTCAACCTGCCATTTTTCTGCACTCGGTGATTTTAGCAAAGGTGCTTGGAAATGACTTCCAACCAGATATGACTGCAGGACATTCTTTAGGGGAGTTTTCTGCTTTGGTTGCCGCTGGAGCGATGAACTTTGAAGATGGACTTAGATTGGTTTCTGCAAGAGCCCTAGCTATGCAAAAAGCTTGTGAAGCTGAGCCATCTACTATGGCGGCAATTTTAGGTTTAGAGGACTCAGTTGTGGAAGAAACCTGTGAGGCAATTGATGGGGTTGTTGTAGCAGCTAACTATAACTGCCCTGGTCAGTTAGTTATTTCAGGTGCAGTAGATGCTATTAATGAAGCCTGTGAAAAGTTAAAAGAAGCGGGGGCTAAAAGAGCCTTAGTACTTCCTGTCGGAGGAGCATTTCACTCTCCACTAATGGAACCGGCAAGAACTTCGCTGGCAGCAGCTATCGAAAAAACGGATATTTCAACACCCAAATGTCCTGTTTATCAAAATGTGACTGCTAAGGGGGTTACTGACCCTACAGCTATTAAAGAGAATCTAATTGCGCAATTAACAGCTCCAGTTAGGTGGACCCAGACCATGCAAAATATGATTGCAGACGGATGTGAAGAAGTGATTGAGGTAGGTCCTGGAAAAGTGCTTCAAGGATTATTCAAAAAAGTAGATCGCAAATTCCCAACTTCCAGTGCAACTTTGGAAACTGCATAA
- a CDS encoding zinc metallopeptidase, which yields MTLNIWPMLIALPFMFLGMAISARLKSKFHKYAKVRLQNGMTGREIAEQMLYDNGIYDVKVTSVNGTLTDHYNPLNKTVNLSQGVYNGANAAAAAIAAHECGHAVQHATSYGPLKLRSKLVPLQNASGMIMNIVIMIALFGGYALYQAVPVEAIIWIMIATNGILFLFSAVTLPVEFDASKRALAWIERNGIVTQEELVMSKDALKWAAMTYIVAALSALASLVYWVLQLLGSRD from the coding sequence ATGACATTAAATATTTGGCCAATGCTCATTGCATTGCCTTTCATGTTCTTGGGTATGGCAATTAGTGCCAGACTAAAGTCAAAGTTCCACAAATACGCTAAGGTCAGACTACAAAATGGAATGACAGGAAGAGAAATAGCGGAGCAAATGCTGTACGATAATGGCATCTATGATGTGAAAGTAACTTCTGTGAATGGAACCCTCACCGACCATTATAACCCGCTCAATAAAACGGTCAACTTGAGTCAAGGGGTTTACAACGGAGCGAACGCTGCAGCCGCTGCAATTGCTGCGCATGAATGTGGACATGCTGTACAACACGCTACTAGTTACGGCCCGTTAAAACTGAGGTCTAAGTTGGTTCCTCTTCAAAATGCAAGTGGCATGATCATGAACATTGTAATCATGATTGCCTTGTTTGGAGGTTATGCTCTTTATCAAGCTGTACCAGTGGAGGCTATTATATGGATTATGATTGCTACCAATGGAATACTATTCCTATTTAGCGCAGTAACACTACCAGTGGAATTTGATGCTTCTAAAAGAGCACTGGCATGGATTGAGAGAAACGGAATAGTTACGCAAGAAGAGTTGGTCATGTCTAAAGATGCATTGAAATGGGCTGCTATGACATACATTGTTGCTGCATTAAGTGCCTTAGCTTCACTTGTTTATTGGGTTCTACAACTACTCGGAAGCAGAGATTAA